Proteins encoded within one genomic window of Desulforegulaceae bacterium:
- a CDS encoding nitronate monooxygenase family protein, whose protein sequence is MKTRMTELFGIKYPIQCGGMLWIAKPELAAAISNSGAMGNLTSGNYNSSDEFRQAVDKTLELTDKPFIVNITTMPSIRLPVELLQDFFIISCEKKVKAIEIAGAPADTFLGPEFIPMAKEAGVKVVHKVGTVKHAVHAQKVGYDAVTVAGFEEGGFPHSDNVSTMVLVPRVVEEVDIPVIAAGGMADGKSLSAALCLGADGMMMATRFLATKESGVHENIYSVLLEKNENDTSLNLQSLLGGFGLQVRALKNKIMKQIEEVERKGGELDALLPLISGERAKKVWKEGNAEEAMLTIGQSVGRIKDIPSVDELIQRIVKEAGESLRNSLKTFE, encoded by the coding sequence ATGAAAACAAGAATGACAGAACTATTTGGTATAAAATATCCAATCCAATGTGGAGGAATGTTGTGGATTGCCAAGCCCGAGCTTGCCGCTGCAATAAGTAATTCCGGTGCAATGGGAAATTTGACTTCAGGAAATTACAATTCATCTGATGAATTTAGGCAGGCGGTTGATAAAACTTTAGAGCTTACAGATAAGCCTTTTATAGTAAATATCACCACCATGCCGTCTATAAGGCTGCCTGTTGAGCTGCTCCAGGATTTTTTCATAATTTCCTGTGAAAAAAAGGTAAAGGCCATTGAGATTGCAGGTGCTCCTGCAGATACCTTTCTTGGTCCAGAGTTTATTCCCATGGCAAAAGAGGCAGGTGTAAAGGTGGTTCACAAGGTGGGAACTGTAAAGCACGCTGTTCATGCTCAGAAGGTGGGTTATGACGCTGTAACCGTTGCAGGATTTGAAGAAGGGGGCTTTCCCCATAGCGACAATGTTTCCACCATGGTCTTGGTTCCCCGTGTTGTTGAAGAAGTTGATATTCCGGTTATTGCAGCAGGCGGAATGGCAGATGGGAAAAGTCTTTCAGCAGCACTTTGTCTTGGAGCCGACGGAATGATGATGGCAACAAGATTTCTTGCCACAAAAGAAAGCGGTGTTCATGAAAATATATATTCAGTTCTTCTGGAAAAAAATGAAAATGATACTTCCCTTAATCTTCAGAGTCTTTTAGGCGGGTTTGGTCTTCAGGTCAGAGCTTTAAAAAACAAGATAATGAAACAAATTGAAGAAGTGGAACGCAAGGGCGGAGAGCTTGACGCACTTCTTCCCTTAATTTCCGGTGAAAGAGCCAAAAAAGTCTGGAAAGAAGGAAATGCGGAAGAAGCAATGCTTACAATAGGTCAGTCTGTGGGAA